A window of Marinobacter salarius contains these coding sequences:
- a CDS encoding DUF3696 domain-containing protein produces the protein MITKWKVFNFKSIREETELDLAPLTIFAGANSSGKSTFIQSILLVAQTLSNKVSSRSVVLNGALTSLGQFDDLKSSGSDSNQISIKWTTCPQQRQDGIHAGIGEGRRSFLGLRSTTLKEISCEISFDADSTVSEREFLQIQPRLFASQMSCISADEDGIDQYGEFSIRQKSLNEQEPLGIEDDIDERIRNSLCFQVEGDEASLSEISSRYVSAKPIGAILRHFLPERIVYSVNTVEEGANEIAAALQADYRERPFSVRRNKRQIRLSPEVLDVLRKILSSAIDFDSFVSGIDRQESLFDDFGVSLTLEEWDERVRSVSRSDRLKIEQTLGECDDLYERILQAMKPETSESADTLRIVQAPPPSQFVQASRYMESFWANSIKYLGPLRDAPKPLYPLAPAADPYDVGLRGEHTAAVLDLHKNKQIRYLPSDGFSEPSKKMAPVTRTLETAVTDWLQYLGVADSINSQDKGKLGHELKVGLASSKDTHDLTHVGVGVSQVLPILVMCLLADTDSTLVFEQPELHLHPKVQTLLGDFFLSMSMCNKQCIIETHSEYLIDRLRFRIASSPSEQRLNEQAKIYFVEKPSQESSFREVVINEFGAISDWPQGFFDQSQQQAEAILTAALAKKRAKKNKD, from the coding sequence ATGATTACCAAGTGGAAGGTCTTCAATTTTAAGTCGATTCGGGAAGAAACCGAACTGGACCTGGCTCCGCTGACAATCTTCGCTGGGGCGAACAGTAGCGGCAAAAGCACCTTCATCCAGTCAATATTGCTAGTCGCCCAGACGCTGTCGAATAAAGTTAGTTCAAGATCTGTCGTTCTTAATGGTGCCCTAACTAGCCTTGGTCAGTTTGACGACCTCAAATCAAGTGGTAGTGATTCTAACCAGATCTCAATCAAGTGGACCACATGTCCGCAACAAAGGCAGGATGGCATTCATGCGGGTATTGGCGAAGGGAGACGATCTTTCCTTGGACTTAGGTCAACTACATTGAAGGAGATTAGCTGCGAAATTTCTTTTGATGCAGATAGCACCGTCTCTGAAAGGGAGTTTCTTCAGATTCAGCCTAGATTGTTTGCCAGTCAGATGTCCTGCATTTCAGCTGATGAAGATGGAATCGATCAGTACGGAGAATTCTCTATAAGGCAAAAATCGCTAAACGAGCAGGAGCCTTTAGGCATCGAGGACGATATTGATGAACGGATACGCAACAGCCTATGTTTCCAGGTAGAGGGGGATGAAGCTTCCTTATCCGAGATATCTTCTCGCTATGTTTCTGCAAAGCCGATTGGCGCAATCCTTAGGCACTTTTTACCTGAAAGGATTGTTTATTCCGTCAATACAGTTGAGGAAGGGGCCAATGAAATTGCGGCCGCACTTCAAGCGGATTATAGAGAGCGTCCGTTTAGTGTGCGGCGGAATAAACGCCAAATCCGACTATCGCCTGAAGTGCTTGATGTGTTGAGAAAAATTCTTTCCAGCGCCATAGATTTTGATAGCTTTGTGAGTGGTATCGATCGCCAAGAGTCACTTTTTGATGACTTTGGAGTTTCACTGACTCTAGAAGAGTGGGATGAAAGGGTCAGGTCAGTTTCAAGATCAGATCGGCTTAAGATCGAGCAGACGTTAGGTGAATGCGACGACCTTTATGAGCGTATTTTGCAGGCGATGAAACCAGAGACTTCTGAGTCAGCGGATACATTAAGGATCGTACAGGCGCCCCCACCGAGTCAGTTTGTTCAAGCTTCGCGCTACATGGAATCATTCTGGGCGAATTCGATAAAGTACCTCGGGCCGTTGAGAGACGCACCTAAACCGCTATACCCTCTAGCTCCTGCTGCGGATCCCTATGATGTGGGATTACGCGGAGAGCATACCGCAGCTGTGTTAGATCTTCACAAGAACAAACAGATTAGATATCTCCCATCTGACGGTTTTTCGGAGCCTTCGAAAAAAATGGCTCCTGTTACCAGGACTCTTGAAACAGCAGTAACGGACTGGCTTCAGTACTTAGGCGTTGCGGATTCGATCAATAGTCAAGATAAGGGAAAATTGGGACATGAGCTAAAGGTAGGATTGGCAAGTTCTAAAGATACTCACGACTTGACACACGTTGGTGTCGGCGTGAGCCAGGTGCTGCCTATTCTTGTTATGTGCCTGCTAGCAGATACTGACTCAACTCTCGTATTCGAACAGCCAGAGCTGCATTTACATCCAAAAGTTCAAACATTACTGGGTGACTTTTTTCTTTCGATGTCGATGTGCAATAAACAATGCATCATTGAGACTCATAGTGAGTATTTGATTGATCGACTCCGATTTCGAATTGCTTCTTCGCCATCGGAGCAGAGGTTAAACGAGCAGGCGAAGATTTACTTTGTGGAAAAACCATCTCAGGAATCATCCTTTCGAGAGGTGGTCATCAATGAATTTGGAGCTATTTCAGACTGGCCGCAAGGGTTCTTTGATCAGTCCCAGCAGCAGGCCGAAGCGATTTTGACTGCAGCATTGGCCAAGAAACGGGCAAAGAAGAATAAGGATTGA
- a CDS encoding DNA methyltransferase, with translation MVATNPMRLAMAILSLILRLIQSLPKYHRFYFPRTLNVLAFIWNEIELASVSDRLRNALRFIVTSMVDRNLTIRNRFVVNSHNPRGRINGPLANTLYVPGLSVEQNPLEALAYKSKDVISALRSKKRSAIVSNQDLSSVNIPPNSIDYIFIDPPFGHNIMYSELNGLTEAWLRVKSNSIKEALVSEAQEKDVFDYTALMKSCFRKCYEILKPGRWMTVEFHNSQNSIWTAIQEAISQAGFVVADVRTLDKKKGTINQEYYTSGSVKQDLVISAYKPNDGLEDRFKLIAGTEDGVWDFIRTHLNQLPVFVEKNEKVEIVAERQSFLLFDRMVAFHVQRGVTIPISASEFYSGLEQRFPVRDSMYFLAEQVAEYDKKRLTTSGALQLEFFVSDEASAIQWLKQQINRKPQSFQELHPQFLKELGGWHKNEMSLELSTLLEQNFLRYDGSGAVPEQIHAYLSSNWRELRNLSKDAPGLIAKAKDKWYVPDPSKAGDLEKLREKALLKEFEEYKSTKSKLKVFRLEAVRAGFKKAWQDRDYETITKVADKIAKKVLEEDPKLLMWYDQAVTRMGGE, from the coding sequence ATGGTGGCAACGAATCCTATGCGGTTGGCGATGGCCATATTATCGCTGATTTTGAGACTTATTCAGAGTCTCCCTAAGTATCACAGATTTTACTTTCCACGCACACTTAACGTACTAGCATTTATTTGGAATGAAATCGAATTAGCATCGGTATCAGATAGGCTTCGAAATGCACTGCGTTTTATAGTCACTTCAATGGTTGACAGAAACCTAACCATTAGAAATCGGTTCGTAGTCAATAGCCACAACCCAAGAGGTAGAATAAACGGGCCACTAGCGAATACCCTTTATGTTCCTGGCCTGTCCGTCGAGCAGAACCCACTCGAAGCTTTGGCTTATAAGAGTAAAGATGTCATTTCTGCTCTTAGATCTAAGAAAAGATCTGCTATCGTCTCCAATCAAGATTTATCTTCTGTAAATATACCACCAAATTCAATTGATTACATTTTTATTGACCCTCCCTTTGGTCACAATATTATGTACTCAGAATTGAATGGGCTTACCGAAGCGTGGCTTCGTGTTAAAAGTAATAGCATTAAAGAAGCTCTGGTGAGCGAGGCGCAAGAAAAGGATGTATTTGATTACACCGCATTGATGAAATCCTGCTTTAGAAAATGCTACGAAATACTTAAACCCGGACGCTGGATGACTGTTGAATTTCATAACTCACAGAATTCTATATGGACGGCAATTCAGGAAGCGATCAGCCAAGCAGGTTTTGTAGTGGCTGACGTAAGAACCCTTGATAAGAAGAAAGGGACGATAAATCAAGAGTACTATACTTCTGGATCCGTGAAACAAGATCTTGTCATTTCTGCTTACAAACCAAATGACGGACTCGAGGATCGCTTCAAATTAATCGCTGGTACAGAAGATGGGGTCTGGGATTTTATTCGTACTCATCTAAACCAATTGCCGGTATTCGTCGAAAAAAATGAGAAGGTAGAGATTGTTGCGGAAAGACAGAGCTTTTTACTCTTTGACCGAATGGTTGCATTTCACGTACAGCGTGGAGTGACCATACCCATTTCTGCGTCTGAATTTTATAGCGGCCTTGAGCAGCGCTTCCCTGTTAGGGACAGCATGTATTTTTTGGCCGAACAAGTAGCCGAATATGATAAGAAGCGCTTAACTACAAGTGGTGCTCTTCAGCTAGAGTTTTTTGTTTCAGATGAAGCATCCGCTATCCAATGGTTGAAACAGCAGATAAATAGGAAACCACAGTCTTTCCAAGAGCTGCATCCCCAATTTTTAAAAGAGCTTGGTGGGTGGCATAAGAATGAAATGTCGCTAGAGCTTTCTACTCTACTAGAACAAAATTTTCTTCGCTACGACGGAAGTGGCGCTGTCCCCGAACAGATTCACGCCTACCTTTCCAGCAATTGGAGAGAGCTTCGCAATCTCAGCAAGGACGCTCCGGGTCTCATAGCTAAGGCGAAGGATAAATGGTACGTACCTGATCCCAGCAAAGCGGGTGATCTTGAAAAGCTGCGAGAGAAAGCTCTCCTCAAAGAATTCGAAGAATACAAATCTACTAAGAGCAAATTAAAGGTTTTTCGTTTGGAAGCAGTCCGCGCAGGATTCAAAAAAGCGTGGCAAGACCGTGACTATGAAACAATCACCAAAGTTGCGGATAAGATCGCAAAGAAGGTGTTGGAAGAAGATCCTAAGCTGCTGATGTGGTACGACCAGGCAGTAACGCGAATGGGAGGCGAATAG
- a CDS encoding IS5 family transposase, whose translation MDQITFSEAEYQTKKRKTRREIFLERMDKLIPWKQLEKKVARYYPKGQNGRPPYPLPAMLRVHCMQLFYNLSDPAMEDALYEIESMRHFAGLKLDRLPDETTILNFRHFLEQHGLGKALFKEVNKHLEKNGLMLREGSIVDATIISAPSSTKNSTGKRDPEMHQTRKGNEWHFGMKMHIGVDDTLGLIHSIDTTAANVHDIVPTDKLLHGEEQRVFGDAGYLGIQKRDEHKHRENVSWFIAKRPGTRKKLDADKLKAEKIKASVRAKVEHPFRYIKQVFGYSKVRYRGLAKNNNRLHLLAAFSNLLIGEKYMLA comes from the coding sequence ATGGATCAGATCACTTTCTCCGAAGCTGAGTACCAGACCAAGAAGCGCAAGACGCGTCGCGAGATCTTTCTGGAACGGATGGACAAGCTGATTCCGTGGAAGCAGTTGGAGAAGAAGGTAGCCCGTTATTACCCCAAGGGTCAGAACGGTCGGCCTCCGTATCCGCTGCCTGCCATGCTTCGAGTTCACTGCATGCAGTTGTTCTATAACCTGAGCGACCCGGCGATGGAAGACGCTCTTTACGAGATCGAATCCATGCGCCACTTCGCTGGCCTGAAGCTGGACCGCTTGCCGGACGAGACCACCATTCTCAACTTCCGGCATTTCCTGGAGCAGCACGGTCTTGGCAAGGCGCTGTTTAAAGAGGTGAATAAACACTTGGAGAAGAACGGCCTGATGCTGCGTGAAGGCAGCATCGTAGATGCCACCATTATTTCTGCTCCAAGCTCCACCAAGAACAGCACTGGCAAGCGCGATCCTGAAATGCACCAGACCAGAAAGGGCAACGAATGGCACTTCGGCATGAAGATGCACATTGGTGTCGACGATACGCTTGGCCTGATTCATAGCATCGATACCACCGCTGCCAACGTGCACGACATCGTGCCCACCGACAAGCTGCTGCACGGTGAAGAGCAACGGGTCTTCGGCGATGCCGGGTACCTTGGCATTCAGAAGCGGGATGAGCATAAGCACCGTGAAAACGTCTCCTGGTTCATTGCCAAACGGCCTGGCACCCGGAAGAAGCTGGATGCTGACAAGCTGAAAGCCGAGAAAATCAAAGCCAGTGTTCGTGCCAAAGTGGAGCATCCCTTCCGGTACATTAAACAGGTCTTCGGTTATAGCAAGGTCCGCTATCGCGGTCTAGCCAAGAACAACAACCGGCTGCATTTGCTGGCCGCGTTCAGCAACCTGCTGATTGGTGAAAAATACATGCTGGCGTAG
- a CDS encoding DNA methyltransferase — translation MNMDDLFSEQEQSVEQNSSGLVTCLGITFEGDEARQAHFSGELRKKLQDPEFRKIEGFPIGNDEDILNLSDPPYYTACPNPWIPDFIAEWEKQKPERSKDYHYHREPFAADVSEGKNDPIYNAHSYHTKVPPKAIRQYILHYTEPGDIVFDGFCGTGMTGIAARECGVRLSNNEIESNIGMRHSILLDLSVLPGFIASNVNAELHGRDVERQFARLLELATEKFKKYFTTVNEDGQEGVIQYCVWSDVFICSNCSKEFNYWDGAVDLNKGEQKNPFPCPHCGTSLKKRTLNRAFTTVSDPETGEIYKKPRRELVYLNYEYAGRRFNKSATQEDRKKAYQLESGKSECWVPTSELPKADRFYKDGLHLVSLTKEGLNNC, via the coding sequence ATGAATATGGACGACTTATTTTCTGAGCAAGAGCAGTCGGTTGAGCAAAATTCGTCTGGTCTAGTGACTTGTCTTGGCATTACTTTTGAAGGCGATGAGGCTCGCCAAGCCCACTTTTCTGGTGAACTGAGAAAAAAGCTTCAAGACCCAGAGTTCCGTAAGATCGAAGGCTTTCCCATTGGCAATGATGAAGACATTTTGAATCTTAGTGATCCGCCATACTACACAGCATGCCCTAATCCGTGGATCCCAGATTTCATCGCCGAGTGGGAGAAGCAGAAACCTGAGCGGTCAAAAGATTATCATTACCATCGTGAGCCCTTTGCAGCCGATGTGAGCGAGGGGAAAAACGACCCAATTTACAACGCGCACTCCTACCACACCAAGGTCCCACCAAAGGCTATCAGGCAATATATCCTGCATTACACCGAGCCAGGTGACATTGTATTTGATGGATTCTGTGGTACTGGCATGACAGGGATTGCAGCGAGAGAATGCGGCGTCCGATTGTCTAACAATGAAATAGAATCGAATATAGGTATGCGACATAGTATTCTGTTAGATCTTTCGGTATTACCAGGCTTTATCGCGTCTAATGTTAATGCAGAGCTACATGGTAGAGATGTTGAGAGGCAGTTTGCGAGACTTCTTGAACTAGCTACGGAAAAATTCAAGAAATATTTCACAACTGTGAATGAAGATGGGCAGGAGGGAGTGATTCAGTACTGTGTGTGGAGCGATGTTTTTATTTGCTCGAACTGCTCTAAGGAATTTAATTACTGGGATGGTGCTGTAGATCTCAATAAAGGGGAGCAGAAAAATCCGTTTCCTTGTCCTCATTGTGGGACGTCACTGAAAAAGCGGACTCTGAATCGCGCATTCACGACCGTTAGCGATCCCGAGACAGGCGAAATATATAAAAAGCCAAGAAGGGAGCTGGTTTATTTGAATTACGAGTACGCCGGTCGTCGATTCAATAAAAGCGCCACGCAAGAAGACAGGAAAAAAGCTTATCAGTTGGAAAGTGGTAAGAGTGAATGCTGGGTTCCGACCAGCGAATTGCCGAAAGCAGACCGGTTTTATAAAGATGGCCTGCACCTTGTGTCTCTTACTAAGGAAGGTCTGAATAACTGCTGA
- a CDS encoding IS3 family transposase (programmed frameshift), translating to MTRKRRSFTPEFKQEAACLVLDQGYSVAEASRSLDVGENALRRWVKQLSEERGGVTPKSKAMTPEQQRIQELEARCERLEREKSIPKKGYRSLDVGRDESYALIDQLSEQEPVEMVCKAFEVSRSSYYDYRRRRSVVDATRVALRADVNRIFRKSRSSAGSRMITAMLNEEGVVIGRFKVRRLMSELGLICKQPGPHAYKQATVERPDIPNRLNREFSVSHPDQAWCGDITYVWAGQRWSYLAVVLDLYARRVVGWALSDRPDAELVVKALDHAYEQRGKPTGVLFHSDQGSQYASRLFRQRLWRYRMEQSMSRRGNCWDNSPMERVFRSLKSEWIPSLGYRSIPDARKDIGDYLMDYYNRQRPHTFNDGMPPVVAEEKLKILSGIS from the exons ATGACCAGAAAACGACGATCTTTTACACCAGAGTTCAAGCAGGAAGCTGCCTGTTTGGTGCTTGACCAGGGCTACAGTGTTGCCGAAGCCAGTCGCTCTTTAGATGTCGGCGAGAACGCCCTCAGGCGATGGGTAAAACAGCTTTCCGAAGAACGTGGCGGTGTTACACCCAAGTCCAAAGCCATGACCCCGGAACAGCAGCGAATCCAGGAATTGGAAGCCCGTTGTGAGAGGCTGGAACGGGAGAAATCGATAC CTAAAAAAGGCTACCGCTCTCTTGATGTCGGACGAGATGAATCGTACGCGCTGATAGACCAGTTGAGTGAGCAGGAGCCGGTTGAGATGGTCTGTAAAGCGTTTGAAGTGTCGAGATCCAGTTATTACGACTATCGCCGGAGGCGGTCCGTAGTGGATGCCACGCGAGTGGCTCTGCGAGCCGATGTGAACCGGATCTTTCGCAAGAGCCGAAGCTCAGCGGGAAGCCGTATGATCACCGCCATGCTTAATGAGGAAGGCGTTGTGATCGGACGCTTCAAGGTTCGCCGCCTCATGAGTGAGCTGGGACTGATCTGCAAGCAACCTGGCCCACACGCATACAAACAGGCCACTGTGGAAAGGCCCGACATTCCAAACCGGCTGAATCGTGAGTTCAGCGTCAGCCACCCAGACCAGGCGTGGTGCGGTGACATCACCTATGTGTGGGCTGGTCAGCGATGGAGCTATCTTGCGGTTGTTCTGGATCTCTATGCCCGCCGTGTGGTCGGCTGGGCGCTATCAGACCGGCCTGATGCAGAGTTGGTCGTAAAGGCACTGGATCACGCGTATGAACAACGGGGAAAACCGACAGGGGTTCTGTTCCACTCTGACCAGGGCAGTCAGTACGCAAGCCGATTATTCCGTCAGAGGCTCTGGCGTTACCGCATGGAGCAAAGCATGAGTCGTCGGGGAAATTGCTGGGATAATTCCCCTATGGAACGGGTCTTCCGGAGCCTGAAGAGCGAATGGATCCCATCACTTGGATACCGCTCGATTCCTGATGCAAGAAAGGATATTGGTGACTACCTGATGGACTACTACAACCGGCAGCGTCCCCATACATTCAATGACGGCATGCCACCTGTAGTCGCGGAAGAAAAACTTAAAATACTGTCCGGGATTAGTTGA
- a CDS encoding ATP-binding protein, giving the protein MEIEASSAIRLFFPNPSLTLVYFEALANSLDAGATEIVMEIDLQAYDKPDTLTITITDNGDGFTDENFERFKMLLKPRDKFHKGLGRLVFLNYFERVEISSIWGTNYRHFTFRKGFDGNAPIETVEEKKGRRTSLTFSGFVKEKVKSYEDLKPDALKSRIIEQFLPTFAARKREGKPFRIEIDLSTRVVVQ; this is encoded by the coding sequence ATGGAAATTGAAGCATCTAGCGCGATAAGGCTGTTTTTTCCCAATCCTTCGTTGACACTGGTCTATTTCGAGGCGTTGGCGAATTCGCTGGACGCTGGTGCGACTGAAATTGTAATGGAGATCGACCTGCAAGCGTACGACAAGCCCGATACCCTGACGATAACCATTACGGACAACGGCGACGGCTTTACCGATGAGAACTTTGAACGATTCAAAATGCTTTTGAAACCAAGGGACAAATTTCATAAAGGCCTGGGCCGCCTTGTGTTTTTAAACTATTTTGAGCGAGTTGAAATATCCAGTATTTGGGGAACAAACTATCGACATTTCACGTTCAGAAAAGGTTTTGACGGTAATGCCCCTATTGAGACCGTCGAGGAGAAGAAGGGCCGCAGGACATCGTTGACGTTTTCCGGCTTCGTTAAGGAGAAGGTTAAATCTTATGAAGACCTGAAGCCCGACGCACTTAAGTCTAGGATTATAGAGCAATTTCTTCCAACGTTTGCCGCTCGCAAAAGAGAGGGGAAGCCGTTTCGGATAGAAATCGACCTATCAACCCGTGTAGTGGTTCAATGA